Proteins from a single region of Cydia amplana chromosome 17, ilCydAmpl1.1, whole genome shotgun sequence:
- the LOC134655832 gene encoding molybdopterin synthase sulfur carrier subunit — MEIEHAVNVKLLFFAQSKELAGTKESSILLPKKISYQQLLNIITENYNLQAIRNNILLAKNEEVCDESLDIEINERDHIAVIPPLSGG, encoded by the coding sequence ATGGAAATTGAGCATGCGGTAAATGTGAAACTCCTATTCTTTGCTCAATCCAAGGAACTGGCAGGTACCAAGGAGTCTTCCATCCTATTGCCAAAGAAGATCAGCTACCAACAGCTTCTGAACATTATTACAGAAAACTATAATCTGCAGGCCATAAGGAATAATATATTGTTGGCGAAAAACGAGGAAGTCTGTGACGAAAGTTTGGATATTGAGATTAACGAGAGAGATCATATTGCTGTGATACCGCCACTAAGTGGGGGCTAA
- the LOC134656095 gene encoding molybdopterin synthase catalytic subunit has protein sequence MDHLKLTVDKLSVDAVSELVVDDSCGAVSIFVGTTRDNFEGKKVLRLEYEAYEPMALKAMKAICDEVRSKWSAVHSIAIYHRLGNVPTREASVIIAVSSPHRRDSLDAVSLCIELLKAKVPVWKREVYADAAPAWKENRECEPTPPSPPDTVDKNLIQINVSTDELQKRIQNFIERKREQVNISNIHDFIPGVDQESETEDTCARVRTQFVRRSDSKGHLKIRKVHNEWGPQTVSSPPQPAPLPGAIAERVLNIEKFLNMGPVAPDIYRRLKEMEDRIAQLQAISPEYAEFWFLNMEPVAPDIYRRLKKMEDRIAQLQAISPEYAEFWFLNMEPVAPDIYRRLKEMEDRIAQLQAISPEYAEFWVSETAMYKNGSSI, from the exons ATGGATCATTTGAAGTTAACGGTGGATAAGTTATCGGTGGATGCGGTGAGCGAGCTGGTGGTAGACGACAGCTGCGGTGCTGTGTCTATCTTTGTGGGGACTACTAGAGATAACTTTGAAGGCAAAAAG GTGCTGAGACTGGAGTATGAGGCTTACGAGCCGATGGCGCTAAAAGCGATGAAGGCCATCTGCGACGAAGTTAGGAGCAAATGGAGCGCTGTACATAGCATAGCTATATATCATAG ATTAGGCAACGTCCCTACCCGCGAAGCGTCCGTAATCATCGCAGTCTCCAGCCCGCACCGGCGCGACTCGTTAGATGCCGTCTCGCTCTGCATCGAGCTGCTGAAGGCGAAGGTGCCCGTGTGGAAGCGAGAGGTGTACGCGGACGCAGCGCCCGCTTGGAAGGAGAACCGAGAAT GTGAGCCAACCCCACCCTCTCCGCCGGACACGGTGGACAAGAACCTGATCCAAATCAACGTGTCCACTGACGAGCTGCAGAAACGTATTCAGAACTTCATCGAGAGGAAGAGAGAACag GTAAACATCAGCAACATCCACGATTTCATACCCGGGGTAGATCAAGAGAGCGAGACAGAAGACACATGTGCGAGAGTGCGCACACAATTTGTGAGAAGGAGCGACTCTAAGGGACATTTGAAAA TCCGCAAGGTCCACAACGAATGGGGCCCGCAAACGGTCTCCTCCCCTCCCCAGCCCGCACCCCTGCCGGGCGCCATCGCAGAAAGGGTCCTCAATATAGAGAAGTTCCTCAACATGGGGCCTGTGGCGCCTGACATCTACAGGCGCCTGAAGGAGATGGAAGACAGAATAGCGCAGCTGCAGGCCATATCGCCGGAGTATGCGGAGTTCTGG TTCCTCAACATGGAGCCCGTGGCGCCCGACATCTACAGGCGCCTGAAGAAGATGGAAGACAGAATAGCGCAGCTGCAGGCCATATCGCCGGAGTATGCGGAGTTCTGG TTCCTCAACATGGAGCCCGTGGCGCCCGACATCTACAGGCGCCTGAAGGAGATGGAAGACAGAATAGCGCAGCTGCAGGCCATATCGCCGGAGTATGCGGAGTTCTGGGTGAGTGAGACAGCTATGTATAAGAACGGGTCCTCAATATAG